The stretch of DNA ATCAACACCGGCCCCGTCGGTAACTACAACTCATGGCTGACCAAGCTCCCGGCCGCCAGCGATTTTACCGCGAGAACCACATGCCCCGAGATCGCTGCCATCAATCAGGCTATTGAGGAGGGGGCACTTCCCAAAGACATTCGCGTCCTGATGGTCGGTGAGGCGGAGATCTTCGATGCACGATTCGATCTGAGATACAACACTGTCTTCGATGTATGTTTACTGGAAGAGTGGTGTACTCACCCAGACGGCCAGTGGCGTACCGCCGATGAGATTCGGGCGCGCCTGGCACAAGCAGGCATTACCCATCTCTTCGTCAATTGGCGGGAAATTTTGCGTTATCGAACGAGCTATGGCTACACCGACATTGCGAATCCCAAGACCATCGAAAAGCTCCAGCAGATGCAGCTGATTGGCGAGCCGATTCGATGGCCCGAAGGGATTGGCGAACGAAATGCCGACGATCTTTCCGCAGCCGACCGTCAATTGATTGAAAACTGGGCACCCCAGCTCATTCAAGGCCTCGGTTCCAATCAGAAACTGATTACGGCACAACTCTTTCCAGTCATGACCGAGCCAGTCTCTTCCACGCCGTCACCATGATGAGCCCGTCCTCCCATGAGTCGAAGGGAGTAGCCATCGAAAAACTCAGGCTTTGCGATAGACGATTCCCGTATCAATTAACTGAAAGCCACTCGAAATCAGCACTGCCATCGCAGCCGGGTCTTCCATGTTGGCGTGAGCCTCCATCAGGTCGACCTGGTCATCTTTGAGTTGTTTGCTGACATCGCATAACAGAGCCTGTCCATAGCCTTGCCGGCGATGTTCAGGAGCCACATGAATCCCATGCAGACCAATCGCCCGCTGTTGCCATTTGCTCGAATACATATCGAGCCCGCAGATGGTCACCCAGCCGACAGGTAACTCCTGTTTTTTGAGGACCAGTCCCAGCCTGGCCGTTTCCAGACGACCTCGATTGGTCAGCGTCCAGAAATCGCGAGGGACTGGATCCTCCAGCAATCGCAATTCGGTCGATCGGCGGACGCGCATCAGCCGCACATTGATCGGATCTCGCTGACCAATCACTCGCTGGAACACCCCGATCATGCTCTGTGGACGATAACCGAGGGATGTAAAAAACGGCTTTGAGAGAACATCCGATTCCAGAAATCCAGAGGCTTCGCTGCCACCATACAGACCACTCCAGTAAGGATTGAATGGGTCTGCCGGCCCGGCCAGTAAAACCTGGGCACCGTGCGAGAGAAGATAACTTTCTGCCTGCTGGACCAGCGCTCGTCCAATCCCGCGCCCGCGAAAAGCCGGGTGCACGACCAGAGCACAGATTACACCGGTCGTCGAGTCCACCGTGGTGCGATTGCTGCCGACACCAAAGCCCGCATGGACGAAGCCAGCCGGCTGACCATCCACAAACGCCAGGATTAAGCCATTCCGGTCAAAGTGAGGCTGCGAGAGTACAAAAAAGTCGAGCTCGTCTGTTCCGTGCATGATCACCGCACCACGACCCAGCTCGGCACTATTCCATAGTTCGGCTATCACGGGGACATCATGGTTTCGAAACGAACGAAACTCCAACAAACTCACTCCCTGGTTTTGATTGCAAATCAGTCAGATCAACTTCACGCGGAGAAGATGTCTTTCTGAACCTTTTCCATTCCACACGATGATCATCAATCACAGTTTAATCATGCAACAAGGTCGCATGGAATGTCCACGCGACCTTGCTGTCATCGACAAGTTTTCACCGATTTCTCGCTTAGCGGCTGCAAACCTTCTCAGCAGCAGCCACGATCGCTTCGGCAGTCAGACCGTACTTCTTGAGCAGGCCTTCCGGATCGCCACTCTCGGCATAAGTGTTGCCGATGTTGACGAATTCAATCGGGCAAGGTGCCAACTGGGCAGTGACTGACGCCACAGCCGAACCCACACCGCCATGTGGCAGGTGTTCTTCGGCAACGACCAGGCGACCAGTCTCTTTGACTGCCTTCACGATCGCTTCCTGGTCAATCGGTGAAACAGTATGGAGATCGAGCACGCGAGCCGTGATTCCCTTGGCTTCAAGTGCGACAGCTGCATCGAGAGCAATACCTACCATCAGGCCATTAGCAATGATGGTGAGGTTCTTACCATCCCGCAGCTGATTGGCTTTGCCAATTGTCAGTACCGAATCCGGGCCATAGATTTCAGGCACATCGATACGGCCACAACGCATGTAGACCGGGCCCTTGTGCTCGAGCATGCCTTTCACAAGGTGCTTGGTGCTCGGAGCATCGGCAGGGACAACGACTGCCACACCTGGCAAAGCCGACATCAAGGCGATGTCTTCAATGGCCATTTGCGAGGCTCCGTCTTCGCCAATCGAAATCCCCGCGTGAGAACCCACCATCTTCACATTGAGATGCGGGTAAGCCACGCACATACGAATCTGGTCGTAGGCATTGCAAGTCAGGAAGGCAGCGAAGCTGGAGACCACCGGGATCTTGCCGGCAGCAGCCAGACCAGCCGCCACGCCCACCATATTGCTCTCGGCAATACCAACGTTGAATCCACGCTCAGGGAACGCTTTGGCAAAGACTTCCGTGCGTGTGGAGTTACCCACGTCGCCATCGACAGTCACGACAGTGGGAAATTCATTGCCCAGTTCTTTCAGCGCGGTTCCGAACGCATCGCGTACGGCTTTGCCCAGCTTCAGACCGGCTGCTTGTCCGATAGTCATTTGAAAAATCCTGTTCTACAGGCATGAACTTGAAGTACGGGAAAACAACAGCAGCAACAAGAAATTGTGCGAACTAATCAGCCAGCAGAGCCAATGCCTTTTCGGCCAGCTCTTTGGAAAGTGGCTTGCCGTGATAGTTCAGATCGCCGGTGGGGGCCAGGATCGGCAGGATGCCAAAGCCCTTCTGTGTCTGCGAGACAATCGCTGTCGGACGATCTTTGATCGAACGGGCGATCGTCAGAGCGGCGATCACCTGCTCGATATCGTTGCCGTTAATGGTCTGAACGTGCCAGCCGAAAGCTTCAATCTTGGGTTGGAATTCGGTGAGCTTGAGAACATCTTTGGTGGCTCCCGTCTGCTGATAGCCGTTCTGATCAACAATCGCCGTCAGGTTCGCCAGCTTGTACTTTTCAGCCGAAGCGAGAGCTTCCCAAACCTGGCCTTCACCCATTTCCCCATCACCGAGCATGACGTAGGTATGAGCTGAAAGACCATCCATGTGGCAGGCCAGTGCATGTCCAACGCCGACGGAAAGACCTTGCCCCAGCGAGCCCGTTGAAGCTTCGATGCAATCGAGTCGCTTCATATTGGGATGACCTTCGAGCCGGCTTCCCAGCTTGCGGAGTGTCATCAGTTCTTCGACAGGGAAGTAACCACATTCTGCCAAGGCGGCATAGAGCACGGGAACTGCATGCCCCTTGCTGAGAATGAAGCGGTCACGGTTATTCCAGCGAGGCTGTGCAGGGTCGTGCTGCATAAACCCGCCAAAAAACAGTGCGGTCACCATCTCCACGGCAGACATACTACTGCTGGGATGGCCACTGCCAGCTTCGGTGGTCATGCGGACAATGTGTCGACGCAGCACCTTGGTTTTGGCTTTCATCTCGTCCAGCGACAGCGGCTTGAAAATGGCCACTCGATATTCCTTCGATGGGAGGCGACGGGAAAATTTGTTCAATAGCAGGTCTTCAGGCAGCCGGTGGACACCACGTCTCCAGAGATTCACCCAACCGCCTGTCAGCAGTCTGGGGCGAAATGGTTGACATACTGCCAATTCCGCTTGATTCCTTGCCCGCCGAATCCTAACGCTGAAGAAAACCAGCAGCAAGCCTGCACGGCTGAACCCATGCAAACTTGGCAGGTTTCTGCTTCCAAAAATGAATTCACGTTAAAATTCAGCCTTACATTCCAAAAACCCGTGACATCAGAAATTCAAGAGGGATGCAAAATCGCTCGTGGAAACTCAGCAGATAGGGTCCTCGCTGCGAACTCCACTCCTTCGGGCGGCTGCGTGATGGAATTTCCAGTTCCTGGCAATCAATGATTGAATGAACGATATCGATGTGGCATTGTGACGAACGAGTTTACTGCAGGATTTCTCGAATCCTGACTGTCATCAGCGATTTTGACTGTCCTCTATCCTTATTGACGGATTGGATCTCTTCGAGCGATGACACTTCGCCACCCCACCGTCACCAATCCCGAACCAACAGACGAAGAGCTTCTGGCCTGGCTGGATGAGACCGTTTCGTTGGCACGCAGTGCTCAAATTGAACATCTCGTAAGGCAGTCGGCTGAACTCCAAAGCCGACTGAATGGACTGCGGCGAACTCGCCAGAACGGCTCATTAACGCTGGGTGAAATCTGGCGATGCCATCGCGTGGGGTGTTTTTCCTGGGAAATTCTGGCTCGTTACGCGAGAAATGAGAGCGGGGCCGGTCTCTCGGAACAGATTCGTTTTCATCTCGAAACGGTGGAATGCGTCTGGTGTCAGGCGGTCTGGGAATCACTCTCGGAAGACGATCTTTCACGAACTGACCGCGTTTTTCAGACCTCAGCCGGCCAATGGAACCATCAGGACGGAAGTCGCTGAAATTCAGGCATTGAGTGCAAAACCAGTTCCTCACAGGTCGGATAAATCCGATGTGGAGGTCGTTAGTGCAAATTTTCAGTGAAAATTTGCCAAACTTGAGGAATATCAAGGAATTTAGCATCTTGACGAGCGAATTTTTTCTCTTAACAATTGACGCATTGAACGTTTCTCACGGTTTTGTCAAGGCTGAGGCGAAAGTTGTCGGTGAAGTTGACGCAGCATCGCGGAACTGCGATTGCCACGGAGTATGGTCATGTTGGTTCTCTCACGAAAAAAGCTTGAAAGCATTGTAATTGATGAGCAGATCATCATTACTGTGGTCGAGATTCGGGGAGACAAAGTCCGGCTGGGGATCGAGGCCCCCCGGGACATTTCCATCAAGCGCTGCGAACTCGAGGATCGCCATCAGTCTGAGCCTCCCGTCGCGGGTGAAGCTGCCGACAATGGCGGTCAGCCAGTGCCCGATCATTCGCCACTGGAAAAAGCTCAGAATTCACCAGCCGCCTGAGTCACGTCGTTTTTTCGCTCTGATTTTCGAAGCAAACGATTCCCCAGCTGGCGAACAGTCTTCACTCCGAACGGCAGAATTCTCGCGATTCAAAAATCCAGTACGGGAATCTTGCCGGAACACTTGCCTGCCTCCCACATAGCAGCTACATTTCTGGTGCTGGGCCCCATCGTCTAGAGGCCTAGGACATTGGATTTTCAGTCCAAGAACTGGGGTTCGAATCCCCATGGGGTCAGTAATTGCCTTTGCTGTTGTCCTCGGCAAATGCTTAACGAATTGAGCTCCTGATGTTTCAGGAGCTTTTTTCGTTTTCACGGGGCAATCTGCGGAGCATGATGATCGTCGATGATTGCTCCGTGTTCTGACAGCAGATAACTCTTGCTTGGGCGGGAAGTTCTATCGCTTCCATTATGATCTCAAACGTTCTGCAATGAGTGTCGCCATGGCAACTCATCCTGCATCGACATTTTCTCCTGATCATGCCGCCGCCCGGCAGCGATTTCAGCAATCAGCGTCTCGGCTCGGCTGGAGGTTGGAGTCCTATTCGATCGGTCTTCATGGCCCGACTGGCGAAGAGTTAGAGTTCGACGTCGCCATCTCACAGGGCGAAGTGACCGACAAGGTCCTGGTGGTTTCATCGGGTCTGCATGGCGTCGAAGGATTTTTTGGATCTGCCGTGCAGGTGGCCTGTATGGAGCATTGGCTCAGTACAGAACCTCCCAACGTGAAATGCGTTTTTCTCCATGGGCTCAACCCCTATGGATTTACCTGGCTTCGTCGCTTCGATGAAAGCAATGTAGACCCCAATCGCAACTTTCTGCTTCCTGGCGAACACTTCGAGGGCGCTCCCGATGGTTATCAGCAGCTGGATCGATTTCTGAACCCGCGACATTTCCCATCATCATGGGAACCATTCACCTTAAAAGCTTTGTGGCTGATTACTCGATACGGCATGCCGGCACTGAGACAGTCGATTGCCGGCGGACAATACACGTTCCCTCAAGGTCTTTTCTTCGGTGGAGATGGGCCATCCCGCTCACAGCAAATTTTACGCGAACACATGCCACGCTGGCTCAATGGATGCCGGCAGGTCGTTCATCTCGACTTCCATACGGGATTAGGCCGCTTTGGTACTCACAAACTGTTGATCGATTACCCTTTGAATGAAGCGCAGCGAAACTGGTTCTCCCACTGGTTCGGTACAGATTCCTTTGAAGCCATCGACTCGGCTGAGATGGCTTACGAGGCCCGCGGTGGATTTGGCCGCTGGTGTACATCGCAAGGATTAGCTGCCAACTACCTATTTGCCTGTGCTGAGTTCGGTACTTACGGTGGGATTCAGGTTCTTGCTGGCTTAAGGGCTGAGAATCAGGCTCACCATTGGGGCAGCCCGAATGATCCATCGACCATCCGGGCGAAACGACGCTTGATGGAGCTGTTTTGCCCGGCGTCGCCAACCTGGCGATCCCAATGTGTCAGGTCTGGTCAGTTATTGATTGACCGAGCCCTGCAAGGATTATTGCAATCATGAATTGCCGGCAGTCGTTCACCAGCCTCACGAGCCGGAAGCGTCAGCGACGGACATTTTCCTATTCCTCTTGACGATCAAGTTCGGCGATCAAATCGACTTGCCATGGTTCTTACGGAAACGGAGAGTCCCCGTCACCGAAGAATCAAAGGGGTCATCGTTGTTGGCGGGGTGACTCAGTCGTAGCTTTGAAGGAGGAAAAGGGGGCAGGAGGAAAAGGGGTCAGGACTCGTTTCTGCTTCCCGCTGCGATTGCTGCAGGGCTGGAGGTGACGGACGTACGTCGGGTCGAGATTGTGAAGGTTGCGGCATCGCATGGTGGCCAAATGCGGTGTAACATGGGATTCCAGCTGGCAATCCGTCGCAACTCATTTGACAGTCCGACGCATCAAGATTGACAAGTCCATACCACACCGCCAAACAGCGGTAAAATTCTACCGCACTTCGGCGGTCGAATACCTGTTCGGCGGCAGGCGGCAAAGTGACCGGGCGCTTGGAGGCTGAAGTCCGTGTCTGAAAGCGATCTTGGGTGGTTTATTGCATCTGCCAAATGCCTAACTGCGAATGAACCTTCGATACTGTTTCGTTCAGGAGTTCATGACCCATGCCTAAATTCTTCTCTCCGCTCGTCGCGGCATTCGTCGGCCTGCTGGCCGTGTGCCCCGCTCGAGGAGCAGACCTTCCCATACTTGCCGCACTTGGCGAGCCCGGCAAACTCCTCGCCGAGTACAAGTCTGAGGCTTCGCAGGGTTCCAACGCCTTCAACAGGGAGCTGTCGGTCTCCTTGGCAGAAGACCTGATCATCGTCACAGAGTTCGGTGCACCGGCCGCCTTGCCCAAGCTCCAAGCATTCCCGGTTCAAATACTCCGACTGAAACTCACGCCCAGGATAGAGATCAGTCAGGGGCCGCCGCTCGACGCGCCGCCCGATTACAAGGGCAATCTGTATCGGTGTTCCGCCTTCAGCCCGGGTGGGAAAATCGTCGCGGTGTCCAGCCAGCTTGTGAAATCCGATAAATGGGACGACAACTGGGCGGTGATCGACTTCTACCGCACCGAAGATGGGGTGCGGTACAAGAGTCTGCACCGCGAGAAAGGGCCTGACTTCGTGGCGGGCCTGCGGTTCAGCCCGGACGGAAAGTCGCTGGCGGTTGGATACTCCGTGCATAATGCCGGCCTGGAGGGCAGTTTTGGCTTGTGGGACTTGGGCACGGACACCTTTCGTCAGTTCGGGCGAGTGATGCCCACGGACATCTGCTTCAACGATGCCGGAACGCGAATTGCCACCAGCGAATCCTACAATGGGATCGTGCAGATTTGGGATGTCAAGAGTGGCAAAGAGTTGGTGAAGGACGACCCGATCCGCGATCCGGATGCCCCGGTGGGTGCGATGGGCGCACCTCGTTCCATGCGTTTCAGCCAAGATAGCAACACCCTCTTCAGCGCGAGCGTTGAGGCAAGACCCGGACTTCGGACCCGTGAGTACAATCTGATCGAGCGGAAGAAAGTCGCGGCTTGGAAGATGCCCAAGAAAGAAGAAGTTGGCGTAAAACGTGAGATGCG from Planctopirus ephydatiae encodes:
- a CDS encoding transketolase family protein, with the protein product MTIGQAAGLKLGKAVRDAFGTALKELGNEFPTVVTVDGDVGNSTRTEVFAKAFPERGFNVGIAESNMVGVAAGLAAAGKIPVVSSFAAFLTCNAYDQIRMCVAYPHLNVKMVGSHAGISIGEDGASQMAIEDIALMSALPGVAVVVPADAPSTKHLVKGMLEHKGPVYMRCGRIDVPEIYGPDSVLTIGKANQLRDGKNLTIIANGLMVGIALDAAVALEAKGITARVLDLHTVSPIDQEAIVKAVKETGRLVVAEEHLPHGGVGSAVASVTAQLAPCPIEFVNIGNTYAESGDPEGLLKKYGLTAEAIVAAAEKVCSR
- a CDS encoding carbon storage regulator; its protein translation is MLVLSRKKLESIVIDEQIIITVVEIRGDKVRLGIEAPRDISIKRCELEDRHQSEPPVAGEAADNGGQPVPDHSPLEKAQNSPAA
- a CDS encoding WD40 repeat domain-containing protein, with translation MPKFFSPLVAAFVGLLAVCPARGADLPILAALGEPGKLLAEYKSEASQGSNAFNRELSVSLAEDLIIVTEFGAPAALPKLQAFPVQILRLKLTPRIEISQGPPLDAPPDYKGNLYRCSAFSPGGKIVAVSSQLVKSDKWDDNWAVIDFYRTEDGVRYKSLHREKGPDFVAGLRFSPDGKSLAVGYSVHNAGLEGSFGLWDLGTDTFRQFGRVMPTDICFNDAGTRIATSESYNGIVQIWDVKSGKELVKDDPIRDPDAPVGAMGAPRSMRFSQDSNTLFSASVEARPGLRTREYNLIERKKVAAWKMPKKEEVGVKREMRACFLSLDGALMLTSEEAIRRRDPQDQECDLTISCELIDMKSRRPLVRIDTYSGRIKNAPGAEGFSPASVQSLYLSRDARFIVTLGGPRDGSVNRLKVWATGLSAR
- a CDS encoding GNAT family N-acetyltransferase, with protein sequence MIAELWNSAELGRGAVIMHGTDELDFFVLSQPHFDRNGLILAFVDGQPAGFVHAGFGVGSNRTTVDSTTGVICALVVHPAFRGRGIGRALVQQAESYLLSHGAQVLLAGPADPFNPYWSGLYGGSEASGFLESDVLSKPFFTSLGYRPQSMIGVFQRVIGQRDPINVRLMRVRRSTELRLLEDPVPRDFWTLTNRGRLETARLGLVLKKQELPVGWVTICGLDMYSSKWQQRAIGLHGIHVAPEHRRQGYGQALLCDVSKQLKDDQVDLMEAHANMEDPAAMAVLISSGFQLIDTGIVYRKA
- a CDS encoding M14 family metallopeptidase, which produces MATHPASTFSPDHAAARQRFQQSASRLGWRLESYSIGLHGPTGEELEFDVAISQGEVTDKVLVVSSGLHGVEGFFGSAVQVACMEHWLSTEPPNVKCVFLHGLNPYGFTWLRRFDESNVDPNRNFLLPGEHFEGAPDGYQQLDRFLNPRHFPSSWEPFTLKALWLITRYGMPALRQSIAGGQYTFPQGLFFGGDGPSRSQQILREHMPRWLNGCRQVVHLDFHTGLGRFGTHKLLIDYPLNEAQRNWFSHWFGTDSFEAIDSAEMAYEARGGFGRWCTSQGLAANYLFACAEFGTYGGIQVLAGLRAENQAHHWGSPNDPSTIRAKRRLMELFCPASPTWRSQCVRSGQLLIDRALQGLLQS
- a CDS encoding transketolase: MAIFKPLSLDEMKAKTKVLRRHIVRMTTEAGSGHPSSSMSAVEMVTALFFGGFMQHDPAQPRWNNRDRFILSKGHAVPVLYAALAECGYFPVEELMTLRKLGSRLEGHPNMKRLDCIEASTGSLGQGLSVGVGHALACHMDGLSAHTYVMLGDGEMGEGQVWEALASAEKYKLANLTAIVDQNGYQQTGATKDVLKLTEFQPKIEAFGWHVQTINGNDIEQVIAALTIARSIKDRPTAIVSQTQKGFGILPILAPTGDLNYHGKPLSKELAEKALALLAD